From a single Sneathia sanguinegens genomic region:
- a CDS encoding DNA-directed RNA polymerase subunit alpha C-terminal domain-containing protein, translating to MRELKDLNLSTRTYNALIKVGITTDTQILELTENDMKNIQGMGQKSLKELCEVKEKIKKYEKYSPNLIELSTLLELDIESLYIVSLDYNNTYEILKFLILKNSYFKNKLLDYLYKFLSFYPYGVLKDCFIEKLPVILQYQDIIDEAIRELEQKDQVEIRDNFLILKNIKSLEEELKPILDANKIKIFIDRINGRTLNEIAKDFNVTRERIRQIECKVLSILKDKKLGYDKYLEIVQKYDFKKEDIYKIFGKEICNFIELRFGLDFLEEERIPLEEILNDVEISNDIKNKINNLLNEDILVIDGEKIKLTKKSLMEYFLKKNAAVTINLEKFKEMYNDFLDTYCQGKIEKLKNRDYENAIKNRPDILSKLKNTIRYYDIENKDMKKFLTALELTKYKNIEYSSLKIFRDNLDLMKEYDVQDEYELHNLLKKICKDNKNFSNIKFSRMPIIQFGKVDRMKQAKDLYLKLAPISFEDFSKEYDRIYGIDENTVKANIVPRLKEINNNVEAIEKQSVGLMHKIKKIVDNIFKKW from the coding sequence ATGAGAGAACTAAAAGATTTGAATTTATCAACAAGGACATATAATGCACTAATTAAAGTTGGTATAACAACTGATACACAAATATTAGAATTAACAGAAAATGATATGAAAAATATTCAAGGAATGGGACAAAAGAGTTTAAAAGAACTATGTGAAGTTAAAGAAAAAATTAAAAAATATGAAAAATATAGTCCAAATTTAATTGAACTTTCAACTTTATTAGAATTAGATATTGAAAGCCTATATATTGTATCATTAGATTATAATAATACATATGAAATATTAAAATTTTTAATATTAAAAAATTCATATTTTAAAAATAAGTTACTAGATTATTTGTATAAATTTCTTTCTTTTTATCCTTATGGAGTATTAAAAGACTGTTTTATTGAAAAATTACCTGTAATATTGCAATATCAAGATATAATAGATGAAGCAATAAGAGAGTTAGAACAAAAAGATCAAGTAGAAATAAGAGATAATTTTCTAATATTGAAAAATATAAAAAGTTTAGAGGAAGAATTAAAACCAATTTTGGATGCTAATAAGATAAAGATTTTTATTGATAGAATTAATGGCAGAACTTTAAATGAAATTGCAAAAGATTTCAATGTTACTAGGGAAAGAATAAGACAAATTGAATGTAAAGTATTATCAATATTAAAAGATAAGAAGCTAGGTTATGATAAATATTTAGAAATTGTACAAAAATATGATTTTAAAAAAGAAGATATTTATAAAATTTTCGGAAAGGAAATCTGTAATTTTATTGAATTAAGATTTGGATTAGACTTTTTAGAAGAAGAAAGAATACCTCTTGAAGAAATTTTAAATGATGTTGAAATATCGAATGATATAAAAAATAAAATAAATAATTTATTGAATGAAGATATTTTAGTTATAGATGGAGAAAAAATAAAATTAACAAAAAAAAGTTTAATGGAATATTTTTTGAAAAAAAATGCCGCAGTTACTATAAATCTTGAAAAATTTAAAGAAATGTATAATGATTTTTTAGATACTTATTGTCAAGGTAAGATTGAAAAACTAAAAAATAGAGATTACGAAAATGCTATAAAAAATAGACCAGATATATTAAGTAAATTAAAAAATACTATAAGATATTATGATATTGAAAATAAAGATATGAAAAAATTTTTGACTGCATTAGAATTAACAAAATATAAAAATATCGAATATTCATCATTGAAAATATTTAGAGATAATTTAGACTTAATGAAGGAATATGATGTGCAAGATGAATATGAACTACATAATTTATTGAAAAAAATTTGTAAGGATAATAAAAATTTTTCAAATATAAAATTTTCTCGTATGCCAATTATACAATTTGGAAAAGTTGATAGAATGAAACAGGCAAAAGATCTATATCTTAAGTTAGCACCTATTAGCTTTGAAGATTTTTCAAAGGAATATGACAGAATTTATGGAATAGATGAGAATACAGTTAAAGCCAATATAGTACCTAGATTAAAGGAAATAAATAACAATGTTGAAGCCATTGAAAAACAAAGTGTTGGACTAATGCATAAAATTAAAAAAATAGTTGACAATATTTTTAAAAAATGGTAG
- a CDS encoding YebC/PmpR family DNA-binding transcriptional regulator: MGRHGTIAGRKEAQDKKRAAAFTKYVRLITVAAREGADPDYNVALKHAIEKAKSINMPNDNIQRAIKKGSGADGSVTYDSLNYEGYGPGGVAVIVEILTDNRNRTASSVKGLFDRCGGNVGTPGCVSYMFTRKGAIEIEKTDNLTEDDIMDVALDAGMDEITTYDDSFYITAPTENFEAVSTALREAGYKFIDSDITYVPNIVVENVSEADKEKLQKLIDQLEDNDDVQKVHHNCKDLL, translated from the coding sequence ATGGGAAGACATGGTACTATAGCTGGTCGTAAAGAAGCACAAGATAAGAAAAGAGCAGCTGCATTTACAAAGTATGTTAGATTAATTACCGTCGCTGCAAGAGAAGGAGCAGATCCTGATTACAATGTTGCACTAAAGCATGCTATTGAAAAGGCAAAAAGTATAAATATGCCTAATGACAATATACAAAGAGCTATTAAAAAAGGTTCAGGTGCTGATGGAAGTGTTACATATGATTCACTTAATTATGAAGGATATGGTCCTGGTGGTGTAGCTGTAATAGTAGAAATTTTAACAGATAATAGAAATAGAACAGCTTCTTCTGTAAAAGGTTTATTTGATAGATGTGGTGGAAATGTAGGTACTCCTGGTTGTGTATCTTATATGTTCACAAGAAAAGGTGCAATAGAAATTGAAAAAACTGATAATCTTACTGAAGACGATATTATGGATGTTGCTTTGGATGCTGGAATGGATGAAATTACAACTTATGATGATAGTTTTTATATTACAGCTCCTACAGAAAATTTTGAAGCTGTTAGTACAGCATTAAGAGAAGCTGGTTATAAATTTATTGATTCAGACATAACTTATGTTCCTAACATAGTTGTTGAAAATGTATCTGAAGCTGATAAAGAAAAACTACAAAAGCTTATTGATCAACTTGAAGATAATGATGATGTACAAAAAGTTCATCACAATTGTAAGGATTTATTATAA
- a CDS encoding ROK family protein, with product MKKLNSNDYIALNHILLENNMSRAKLVEVLGLTAPAIFKITKKLFDKKLLISTGKLLPSNGGRPRKVITLNKKYGKILGIFLSEEYLSISISHLNGEIIETRLRKRSYATLQAKLIKMMCDELEYMMEKYGKENIIGVGLAIPGIVDSENGLIKKSTVFKGSNIKITKYIEDIFSIPCVIENNIRAMINAEKLFGTLKNNKDAFFMFFRNGIGSAILINDKIYSGVNYSAGQFNNTYSNTELSLGDYCNDYNIFDRLTKKGMENEMLKISDIFRLASKGESPYMEIITDISKKIGFALANVLNLLDIGKIVISGEDHIKSDYFLNLIKENVRKNVDSNLFSNTIIEYSKLNNDIENLGALSLIINNLFKGRTLIK from the coding sequence ATGAAAAAACTTAATAGTAATGATTACATAGCACTTAATCATATTTTATTAGAAAATAATATGAGTAGAGCTAAATTAGTAGAAGTTTTAGGTTTAACGGCACCAGCTATTTTTAAAATAACTAAAAAATTATTTGATAAAAAATTACTAATATCTACAGGAAAATTGTTACCTTCAAATGGTGGTAGACCTAGAAAAGTTATAACTTTGAATAAAAAATATGGAAAAATTTTAGGAATTTTTCTAAGCGAGGAATATCTATCAATATCAATTTCACATCTTAATGGAGAAATAATTGAAACTAGGCTTAGAAAGAGATCATATGCAACTTTACAAGCTAAATTAATAAAAATGATGTGTGATGAATTAGAATATATGATGGAAAAATATGGAAAAGAAAATATAATAGGTGTCGGTCTTGCGATACCTGGGATAGTTGACTCTGAAAATGGCTTGATTAAAAAATCAACAGTTTTTAAAGGAAGTAATATAAAAATTACAAAATATATAGAGGACATTTTTTCAATACCCTGTGTGATAGAAAATAATATCAGGGCTATGATAAATGCAGAAAAACTATTTGGGACATTGAAAAATAATAAGGATGCTTTTTTTATGTTCTTTAGGAATGGTATAGGATCTGCAATATTAATAAATGATAAAATTTATTCTGGTGTTAATTATTCAGCAGGTCAATTTAACAACACTTATAGTAATACTGAACTTAGTTTGGGAGACTACTGTAATGATTATAATATATTTGATAGATTAACTAAAAAAGGTATGGAAAATGAAATGTTAAAAATTTCAGATATATTTAGGTTAGCAAGTAAAGGTGAATCGCCATATATGGAAATTATAACAGATATAAGTAAGAAAATAGGTTTTGCTTTAGCTAATGTATTAAATCTTTTAGATATAGGGAAAATTGTAATATCTGGTGAAGATCATATAAAATCGGATTATTTTTTAAATCTAATTAAAGAAAATGTTAGAAAAAATGTAGATAGTAATTTATTTTCAAATACAATAATAGAATATTCAAAATTAAATAATGATATAGAGAATTTAGGGGCTTTATCTTTAATAATAAATAATTTATTTAAAGGTAGAACATTGATAAAATAA
- a CDS encoding YoaK family protein, with translation MTTRQTSESTEVSMLLTFIGGFLEIYSFLLKGHVFATTITGNIVLMIFNLSSKNYSLIIKYIFPILGFCLGTMISIKIRENFSNKLLHWRLYVLPLEILLIVLVYLLRSKEFIIIDICFISTLSGLQIQTFTKIKKRVYMSTMCTGNTRKFIQHLVYKDYETAKIFALIISSFASGVIFGTFIINILKETSILLMIIPIVIVGYLVHKN, from the coding sequence ATGACAACACGACAAACATCAGAATCAACAGAAGTTTCTATGCTTTTAACTTTTATCGGAGGTTTTTTAGAAATATATTCTTTTTTATTAAAAGGGCATGTATTTGCAACAACAATAACAGGAAATATTGTTTTAATGATATTTAATCTTTCTAGTAAAAATTATTCTTTAATTATTAAATATATTTTTCCTATTCTTGGTTTTTGCTTAGGAACTATGATTTCAATAAAAATTAGAGAAAATTTTTCAAATAAACTTTTACATTGGCGATTATATGTATTGCCCTTAGAAATATTACTAATTGTCTTAGTTTATTTATTGAGAAGTAAAGAATTTATAATTATTGATATTTGTTTTATTTCAACATTAAGTGGCTTACAAATACAAACTTTTACCAAGATAAAAAAAAGAGTATATATGTCAACTATGTGTACAGGAAATACTAGAAAATTCATTCAGCATTTAGTTTATAAAGATTATGAAACAGCAAAAATTTTTGCACTTATAATTTCTAGCTTTGCATCAGGAGTTATTTTTGGGACATTTATAATTAATATTTTAAAAGAAACTTCAATTTTACTTATGATAATTCCTATAGTAATTGTTGGATATCTTGTACATAAAAATTAA
- the secA gene encoding preprotein translocase subunit SecA produces the protein MFEGIFNKMFGLTDEKVIKRMRKKVEKINNIEEEYIKLSNDELKDKTRQLKERLANGETLDDILVDAFATVRETAKRVLGMRAYDVQLIGGMILHEGKIAEMKTGEGKTLMSAFPVYLNALTGKGVHVVTVNDYLAKRDRDTMGTIYSFLGLSSGVIIANMENDKRKIAYNCDITYGTNNEFGFDYLRDNMVHEMEEKVQREFNFAIVDEVDSILIDEARTPLIISGAAEETTEWYGTFATVANRLKRSYKTEKIKDKKNTVIPDEDWEDYEVDEKARTVTITDKGIKSVEKMLNIENLYAPDYVELTHFLTQALKAKELFKRDKDYIINQKDEIIIVDEHTGRLMDGRRYSDGLHQAIEAKEHVKVAGENQTLATVTLQNYFRMYDKLSGMTGTAKTEEEEFRQIYNLKVVVVPTNKPVIRKDLADVIYQTKKAKYKAVVNKIIELFEKGQPVLVGTATIAHSEELSRLLTKAKIPHEVLNAKYHEREAEIVSQAGRYKSVTIATNMAGRGTDIKLGGDPDSLATKVAERGTPEYIDALKMYEKECEENREKVLKAGGLFILGTERHESRRIDNQLRGRAGRQGDPGASEFYLSLDDELMRLFGGDRLKKIMAMLKLGEDEEIRSKKVSKSVENAQKRVESRNFATRKSLIEFDDVNNKQREIIYAQRDKILKNENLRDVILDMLYGNIDDILETSEDNEEIIEKLHNIYNYEPSFDINKEEKEGLLDKLYKELEKIYYSKVDLFGDEYFKKIERYIMLEVLDSKWRDNLKNLSELREGINLQSYGQKNPVNEYKIVSADVYNDMIESINRDTTSFLLRIKPQEPSHQEEQKEDGEFVSRRERRNKN, from the coding sequence ATGTTTGAGGGAATTTTTAATAAAATGTTTGGTTTGACAGACGAAAAAGTTATTAAAAGAATGAGAAAAAAAGTTGAGAAAATTAACAATATTGAGGAAGAATATATAAAGTTAAGTAATGATGAATTGAAAGATAAGACAAGACAATTAAAAGAAAGATTAGCTAATGGTGAAACTTTAGATGATATTTTAGTTGATGCTTTTGCAACAGTTAGAGAAACTGCAAAAAGAGTTTTAGGAATGAGAGCATATGATGTCCAATTAATTGGTGGTATGATACTTCATGAAGGGAAAATTGCAGAAATGAAAACTGGAGAAGGTAAAACTTTGATGTCAGCATTTCCAGTATATTTAAATGCCTTAACAGGTAAGGGAGTTCATGTTGTTACAGTAAATGATTATTTAGCAAAAAGAGATAGAGATACCATGGGTACAATTTATTCATTTTTAGGTTTGTCTTCAGGTGTTATAATAGCAAATATGGAAAATGACAAAAGAAAAATTGCATACAATTGTGATATAACATATGGAACTAATAATGAATTTGGGTTTGATTATTTGCGTGATAACATGGTACATGAAATGGAAGAAAAAGTTCAAAGAGAATTTAATTTTGCAATTGTCGATGAAGTAGATTCTATACTTATAGATGAAGCAAGAACTCCTTTAATTATTTCTGGTGCTGCAGAAGAAACTACTGAATGGTATGGAACTTTTGCAACAGTAGCAAATAGATTAAAAAGAAGTTATAAGACTGAAAAAATTAAAGATAAAAAGAACACAGTTATACCTGATGAAGATTGGGAAGATTATGAAGTTGATGAAAAAGCTAGAACAGTAACAATAACAGATAAGGGTATAAAAAGTGTTGAAAAAATGCTGAACATAGAAAATCTTTATGCACCTGATTATGTAGAATTGACACATTTCTTAACTCAAGCACTTAAGGCAAAAGAATTATTTAAAAGAGACAAGGATTATATCATAAACCAAAAAGATGAAATAATAATAGTTGACGAACATACAGGTAGACTTATGGATGGAAGACGATATTCAGATGGTTTACACCAAGCAATTGAAGCAAAAGAACATGTAAAAGTTGCCGGAGAAAATCAAACTTTAGCAACAGTTACATTACAAAACTATTTTAGAATGTATGATAAATTGTCAGGTATGACAGGTACTGCAAAAACTGAAGAAGAAGAATTTAGACAAATCTATAATCTTAAAGTTGTAGTAGTTCCTACAAATAAACCAGTTATAAGAAAAGATTTAGCAGATGTAATATATCAAACAAAAAAAGCAAAATATAAGGCAGTTGTAAATAAAATAATTGAATTATTTGAAAAAGGACAACCAGTATTGGTTGGTACAGCTACTATTGCTCATTCAGAAGAATTATCAAGATTATTAACAAAGGCAAAAATACCTCATGAAGTATTGAATGCAAAATATCATGAAAGAGAAGCAGAAATTGTATCTCAAGCAGGTAGATATAAATCAGTTACTATAGCAACAAATATGGCAGGTCGTGGAACAGACATAAAATTGGGTGGAGATCCAGATTCATTAGCAACAAAGGTTGCTGAAAGAGGTACACCTGAATATATAGATGCTTTGAAAATGTATGAAAAAGAATGTGAAGAAAATAGAGAAAAGGTACTAAAAGCTGGAGGCTTATTCATACTTGGAACTGAAAGACATGAAAGTAGAAGAATAGATAATCAATTAAGAGGAAGAGCAGGAAGACAAGGAGATCCAGGAGCATCAGAATTTTATTTATCTTTAGATGATGAATTAATGAGATTGTTTGGTGGAGATAGATTAAAGAAAATAATGGCTATGTTAAAACTTGGCGAAGATGAAGAAATAAGATCTAAAAAAGTATCTAAATCTGTTGAAAATGCTCAAAAAAGAGTAGAAAGTAGAAACTTTGCTACAAGAAAAAGTTTGATTGAATTTGATGATGTAAATAATAAGCAAAGAGAAATTATTTATGCACAAAGAGATAAAATATTAAAAAATGAAAATTTAAGAGATGTAATTTTGGATATGTTATATGGTAATATAGATGACATATTAGAAACTTCTGAAGATAATGAAGAAATAATTGAAAAATTACATAATATATATAATTATGAACCAAGTTTCGATATTAACAAAGAAGAAAAAGAAGGTCTTCTAGATAAGTTATACAAAGAATTAGAAAAAATATATTATTCAAAAGTTGATTTATTTGGAGATGAATATTTTAAGAAAATTGAAAGATATATTATGCTTGAAGTTCTTGATAGTAAATGGAGAGATAATTTAAAGAATTTATCAGAATTAAGAGAAGGTATAAATTTACAATCATATGGTCAAAAAAATCCAGTTAATGAGTATAAAATTGTAAGTGCTGATGTATATAACGATATGATAGAATCAATAAATAGAGATACAACATCATTCTTACTTAGAATTAAACCTCAAGAACCTTCTCACCAAGAAGAACAAAAAGAAGATGGAGAATTTGTTTCAAGAAGAGAAAGAAGAAATAAAAATTAA
- a CDS encoding polyphenol oxidase family protein, with the protein MKYIHFNEIEKYGYLAIQTTKQAGDMKDKFNLNKILTDLNISENCIKGNQKHTTNIYCIEKNEKVDIDENEVIDGFISNDTNYTLITYYADCLPIFLLDPTKDVFGVLHGGWRGSANKILEKGIDLMLNKYKCKLENILVCFGIGISGRNYEIKEDTVDILKTLLTFNNMITYKEDKIYLDTQKLNEQIAKNCGILEKNIFKNNYCTTEGDFYSYRKTHTPERMVAIITKKR; encoded by the coding sequence ATGAAATATATTCATTTTAATGAAATAGAAAAATATGGATATCTTGCAATACAAACAACAAAACAAGCAGGAGATATGAAAGATAAGTTTAATTTAAATAAAATTTTAACAGATTTAAATATTTCTGAAAATTGTATTAAGGGAAATCAAAAACATACAACTAACATATATTGCATAGAAAAAAATGAAAAAGTAGATATAGATGAAAATGAAGTTATAGATGGATTTATCTCAAATGATACTAACTACACTTTAATTACATATTATGCAGATTGTTTACCAATATTCTTATTAGATCCAACAAAGGATGTATTTGGAGTTTTGCATGGAGGTTGGAGAGGAAGTGCAAATAAAATATTGGAAAAAGGTATAGATTTAATGTTAAATAAATATAAATGTAAATTAGAAAATATATTAGTTTGTTTTGGAATAGGAATATCGGGAAGAAATTATGAAATAAAAGAAGATACTGTTGATATTTTGAAAACTTTACTAACTTTTAATAATATGATAACATATAAAGAAGATAAAATATATTTAGATACACAAAAATTAAATGAACAAATAGCAAAAAACTGTGGAATTTTGGAAAAAAATATATTTAAAAATAATTATTGTACTACTGAAGGTGATTTTTATTCATATAGAAAAACTCATACCCCTGAAAGAATGGTAGCAATAATTACAAAAAAAAGATAA
- a CDS encoding polyprenyl synthetase family protein, whose protein sequence is MKEYFEKKLNEALSYYNTQDNLYKAIEYSINSGGKRIRPLLVLYFSEVLNIKKDEIVDIAIAIEFIHNYSLVHDDLPGMDNDKYRRGKLTTHAKFGEYIGILVGDALLTEAFSIIARSEKLKNKDKLIECLSKNAGLRGMVQGQYLDMQNLNKKLDEKTINTIHEYKTGALIKACFEMVMIHKGLENEKYLKIATLLGLIYQLQDDIFDSKNETDNSNYVNILGEMKAKEKLEKYIKELKELLPTNTNLTQFIMKIIERQK, encoded by the coding sequence ATGAAAGAATATTTTGAAAAAAAATTAAATGAAGCACTTAGTTATTATAATACTCAAGATAATTTGTATAAGGCAATAGAATATTCAATAAATTCTGGTGGAAAAAGAATAAGACCACTTTTGGTACTATACTTTTCTGAAGTATTGAACATAAAAAAAGATGAAATTGTAGATATAGCAATAGCTATAGAATTTATACATAACTATTCTTTGGTACATGACGACTTACCAGGAATGGATAATGATAAGTATAGAAGAGGCAAACTTACTACTCATGCGAAATTCGGAGAGTATATAGGTATTTTGGTAGGGGATGCTCTACTTACAGAAGCTTTTAGTATAATAGCAAGATCAGAAAAGTTAAAAAATAAGGATAAACTTATAGAATGTTTAAGTAAAAATGCAGGACTTAGAGGTATGGTTCAAGGTCAATATCTTGATATGCAAAATTTAAATAAAAAACTTGATGAAAAAACAATTAATACAATTCATGAATATAAGACTGGGGCCTTAATAAAAGCATGTTTTGAAATGGTAATGATACATAAAGGACTTGAAAATGAAAAATATCTAAAAATAGCTACTTTATTAGGTTTAATTTATCAATTACAGGATGACATTTTTGATTCAAAAAATGAAACTGATAATTCAAATTATGTTAATATATTAGGAGAAATGAAGGCAAAAGAAAAATTAGAAAAATATATCAAAGAGTTAAAAGAGCTTTTACCTACTAACACAAACTTAACCCAATTTATAATGAAAATAATTGAAAGGCAAAAATAA
- the xseB gene encoding exodeoxyribonuclease VII small subunit, with protein sequence MARKESFEKKIEKLENNMKILESDISLEESLKIYEESKKILESANELLDEASGKVKKIIEKTDEGYELEDFKEKK encoded by the coding sequence ATGGCTAGAAAAGAGAGCTTTGAAAAGAAAATAGAAAAATTAGAAAATAATATGAAAATTTTAGAAAGTGACATAAGTTTAGAGGAATCATTGAAAATTTATGAAGAAAGTAAAAAAATTTTAGAATCAGCGAATGAACTTTTAGATGAAGCTTCAGGTAAAGTGAAAAAAATAATAGAAAAAACAGATGAAGGATATGAATTAGAAGACTTTAAGGAAAAGAAATGA
- the rsmD gene encoding 16S rRNA (guanine(966)-N(2))-methyltransferase RsmD, which yields MRITSGNLKNRLILSREGRDTRPTLERLKEAIYSIIYDKINEAKFLDLYAGTGNMSFEALSRGAKKAILIEQDVKALKVIIDNVERLNLSSKCRAYKNNVLRAIEILENKNEKFDIIFMDPPYAKNLTTETIEKISDCNLLEKDGVIICEHGKYEKLADEIGQFIKYDERDYNRKIVTFFKYKLGE from the coding sequence ATGAGAATAACTTCAGGAAATTTAAAAAATAGATTAATACTTTCAAGAGAGGGTAGAGATACAAGACCAACTTTGGAAAGATTAAAGGAAGCTATTTATAGTATTATTTATGATAAAATAAATGAAGCTAAATTTTTAGATTTGTATGCAGGTACAGGAAATATGAGTTTTGAAGCCTTATCTAGGGGAGCTAAAAAAGCAATATTAATAGAACAAGATGTAAAAGCTTTAAAAGTAATAATAGATAATGTTGAAAGACTTAACTTATCAAGTAAGTGTAGAGCATATAAAAATAATGTTTTAAGAGCAATAGAAATTTTGGAAAATAAAAATGAGAAATTTGATATAATTTTTATGGATCCACCATATGCAAAAAATTTAACTACAGAAACAATTGAAAAAATATCTGATTGTAATCTTTTAGAAAAAGATGGAGTAATAATTTGTGAACATGGAAAGTATGAAAAATTAGCTGATGAAATAGGACAATTTATAAAATATGATGAAAGAGACTATAATAGAAAAATAGTTACATTTTTTAAATATAAGTTAGGGGAATAA
- the queA gene encoding tRNA preQ1(34) S-adenosylmethionine ribosyltransferase-isomerase QueA, which translates to MIDIEEFDFYLPKELIAQKGCEPRDHSKLLAVNKITGEIKHKHFYDIIDFLNKGDVLVINRTKVIPARLIGHKENGVVIECLLLKRLELNKWEVLLKPAKRLKVGDELIFVKDKLKLKLLEIKEDGNRIVEFIYSGVFEEILDELGELPLPPYIHEKLENKNRYQTVYAKEGESVAAPTAGLHFTKELIEKIKDKGVIFAEINLTVGLGTFRPVKCKNIEEHIMHTEEYEVPEETAKIVNLAKKEGRRVIAVGTTSIRTLESSLNEKGELIAQKSETGIFIYGNYNFKIVDAVITNFHLPKSTLVMLISAFMGKDNLFNAYKIAVEEKYRFFSLGDAMYIGENV; encoded by the coding sequence ATGATAGATATAGAAGAGTTTGATTTTTATTTGCCAAAGGAATTAATAGCACAAAAAGGTTGTGAACCAAGAGATCATTCTAAATTGTTAGCAGTTAATAAAATAACTGGTGAGATAAAGCACAAACATTTTTATGATATAATAGACTTTTTGAATAAGGGTGATGTTTTAGTAATAAATAGAACAAAGGTTATACCAGCTAGATTAATAGGGCATAAAGAAAATGGTGTAGTTATAGAATGTTTATTACTAAAAAGATTAGAATTAAATAAATGGGAAGTTTTATTAAAGCCTGCGAAAAGATTAAAAGTTGGCGATGAATTAATTTTTGTAAAAGATAAATTGAAATTAAAATTATTAGAAATAAAAGAAGATGGAAATAGAATAGTTGAATTTATTTATTCAGGAGTTTTTGAAGAAATATTGGATGAATTAGGAGAGTTGCCATTACCACCATATATACATGAAAAATTAGAAAATAAGAATAGATATCAAACTGTATATGCAAAAGAAGGAGAATCTGTAGCAGCTCCAACAGCAGGCTTACATTTTACAAAAGAATTAATAGAAAAAATAAAAGATAAGGGTGTAATTTTTGCAGAAATTAATTTAACAGTTGGTTTGGGAACATTTAGACCAGTAAAATGTAAAAATATTGAAGAACATATTATGCATACAGAGGAATATGAAGTTCCAGAAGAAACAGCAAAGATAGTTAATTTGGCTAAAAAAGAAGGAAGAAGAGTTATTGCAGTTGGAACTACATCAATTAGAACTTTAGAATCTTCTTTAAATGAAAAAGGAGAATTAATAGCACAAAAAAGTGAAACTGGGATTTTCATATATGGAAACTATAATTTCAAAATTGTTGATGCAGTAATAACAAATTTCCATTTACCAAAATCAACTTTAGTAATGTTGATTTCAGCATTTATGGGTAAGGATAATTTGTTTAATGCATATAAAATTGCAGTAGAGGAAAAATATAGATTCTTTAGCTTAGGAGATGCAATGTATATAGGAGAAAATGTATGA